The DNA sequence CTGGACGCCTCGACGTCGTCGACGTTCAGGGACACGGCGGAAGCGGTGATCGGCAAAAGTCCTCCTTGAACGGGCCCACATACTCTGTACGTCGTACACTGTACCATGTACAGAGAAGTTTCATGGGTCAGAATGTCCCCCGTGACTCCCGACCGAAGCGGCTCCGGCGATCCGGCCCGTTCCCTGAAGCTGCTCTGGCGCGTCCCGGTGGACGCGCCACGGCGTGGTCCGCAGCAGCGGCTGAACATCGACACGGTCGTCGCCGTCGCCATCGGTCTGGCGGACGCCGACGGTCTGGACGCGGTCACCATGCGCCGCGTCGCGCAGCGGTTGGGAGTCGTCCCGATGACGCTGTACACGTACGTGCCGGGCAAGGCCGAGCTCCTGGACCTCATGCTGGACACCGCCTACCTGCGGATGCCCCGGACCGACACCGCCGGGCAGCCATGGCGCGCCCGGCTGACCGCCGTGGCGGAGGAGAACAGGGCGATGTTCGAGGAACACCCCTGGGCCGCGACGGTCTCCACCGGCCGGCCGCCGCTGGGGCCGGGCCTGATGGCCAAATACGAGCATGAACTGTCGGCACTGGACGGACTCGGTCTCGACGACGTCGAGATGGACGCCGCCCTGACCTTCCTGCTTACCTTCGTCCAGGCCAACGCCCGCTCCGCGGCGGACGCCCGTGCCGCCCAGCAGGACAGTGCGATGGACGACGAACAGTGGTGGGCGGCCAACGCCCCCCTGCTGGAAAAGGTCTTCGATCCGCAGGCCTACCCCACCGCCGCCCGCGTGGGCACGGCGGCGGGCAGCGCACAGGGCGCCGCGTACAGCCCCGAGCAGGCCTGGGAGTTCGGCCTCGCCCGCGTCCTCGACGGGCTCGCGGTCCTCATCGACCGCCCCACGGAGCCGGCCGGACCGGGAGCGCGGTAGTCCCCGGCACCCGCGTCGGTGGCGCGGGTGCCGGGGACTCGGCCCGGTGGCCCGGTCAGAGGGCCGGCGTCGTGGTGAAGGTCTTGCCGCGCATCAGGAACTCGCCGAAGTAGCCGTCGTGGGGGAGGCCCGGCGTCAGGACGTGGGTGGGGTGGTCGCCCACGTGGAGATTGCGGATGGCCGGCTCGTCCAGGAGGCGGGCGACCAGGTTCCGGTCGGAGGTGAGGGCGGTGAGGACGAGCGTGTCGCGGAGCGGGGCGAGGCCGTCGGCTCGGCTCCACGGGGCGATCCACACGCAGGGGAACGGCATTTCCAGGCGGGTCTGCGGCGCGTCGGCGCGGTCCACCTGGAACACCGCGGGGCGGAGTACCGCGGCGCCGTCGCCGAGGTCGTGGACGAGGGTGTCACCACCGAGCCGGGCCGTGGCCCCGGCGGCCTCCGCACGCACGTACTTCTCCAGGGTCCGCGCCTCGTCGAGGCGCTGGACCGGCAGGGCCGCCTCGTCGTCCTCCGGTGGCAGGGAGGGCAGGCGGGCCAGCCGGTCGGCGACGGCCTCGGCCACCGGGGCCGGGTCGCCTTCGACGAAGACGGCGGTGGTGTTCACGCACGACGCGCCGGCGTGCGCGCCGATCGAGTCGACGATCGTGTCGAGGTGACGGGTGAAGTCGGTGTCCGCGGTGATGAGGATCTTGGCCCGGCCCGGTCCGTGGGGCAGGACGGTCGTGCCGGAGGCGTATTTGTCCACCACCGCGTCACCGCCGTAGACGAGGGCCAGGTCGCCGCCGGTGACGAGTTCGTCGGCCACACCGTGGTCGGTCGGCAGGAGCGCGACGTGGTCCGTGCCGAAGCCGGCCTCGTGCAGGGCGGTCACCAGCCGGTGCGCGCTCAGCGGCTCGCGCCGGGAGGGGCGTACGGCGACGCGGTAGCCGAGGGCCAGAGCCTCCACCCACTGGGCGTGGATGCCGGGATGGTTGCCGGCGGCGAGGACGGACAGCACGTCGCCGCGCCGGATCCACCGCGCGGTGCCGGCGCCGGCCGACACATCGCGGCTGCCGCGCGGCCGGGCCTGGCAGGCGAAGCCGTATGCGCCGGCCAGCCCCGTCGCCAGTGTGCCGGTGGCCTGCCGCACGACGGACACGGGCAGGCCGCCGACCCGGGCGACGGTGTGCTCGTACCGCTCGACGGACATCCCGTCGATCGTGGCGGTCGCGAACAGCCGGGCCGCCTCCGCGAGGGCCGCCGTCCGCTCGTCCAGCGGCGGGGTCTCCGCACGGCGGAGGGCGGCCAGGGCGCGGCGCACGTACAGGCGCGGCACCACGCTCAGTTCCGCGACCGGTCGTCCGGTGACGTCGTGGACGGTCTCCCTGGCCTGGGTGCGGTACGGGCCGCCGGGGCCGAGGGCGTCGAGGGGCAGGAGCGCCGGGGAACCGGGCATTCCTAGTACACCCCCTCGATGACCGTGGTTCCGTCGAACGTCCGGACCGGCTGGATGTCGGCCACCGCGTCGCCGCCGGAGTGCTCGGCGGGGGCGATGCGGAGGGCGGTGTCCCGTTCGAGGTTGTTGGGCAGCAGCATGCCGCGGCTGACATGGTTCATGACCACCTGGCCGCG is a window from the Streptomyces mobaraensis genome containing:
- a CDS encoding TetR/AcrR family transcriptional regulator, with translation MTPDRSGSGDPARSLKLLWRVPVDAPRRGPQQRLNIDTVVAVAIGLADADGLDAVTMRRVAQRLGVVPMTLYTYVPGKAELLDLMLDTAYLRMPRTDTAGQPWRARLTAVAEENRAMFEEHPWAATVSTGRPPLGPGLMAKYEHELSALDGLGLDDVEMDAALTFLLTFVQANARSAADARAAQQDSAMDDEQWWAANAPLLEKVFDPQAYPTAARVGTAAGSAQGAAYSPEQAWEFGLARVLDGLAVLIDRPTEPAGPGAR
- a CDS encoding aldehyde dehydrogenase family protein — its product is MPGSPALLPLDALGPGGPYRTQARETVHDVTGRPVAELSVVPRLYVRRALAALRRAETPPLDERTAALAEAARLFATATIDGMSVERYEHTVARVGGLPVSVVRQATGTLATGLAGAYGFACQARPRGSRDVSAGAGTARWIRRGDVLSVLAAGNHPGIHAQWVEALALGYRVAVRPSRREPLSAHRLVTALHEAGFGTDHVALLPTDHGVADELVTGGDLALVYGGDAVVDKYASGTTVLPHGPGRAKILITADTDFTRHLDTIVDSIGAHAGASCVNTTAVFVEGDPAPVAEAVADRLARLPSLPPEDDEAALPVQRLDEARTLEKYVRAEAAGATARLGGDTLVHDLGDGAAVLRPAVFQVDRADAPQTRLEMPFPCVWIAPWSRADGLAPLRDTLVLTALTSDRNLVARLLDEPAIRNLHVGDHPTHVLTPGLPHDGYFGEFLMRGKTFTTTPAL